From the genome of Pseudarthrobacter psychrotolerans, one region includes:
- the istB gene encoding IS21-like element helper ATPase IstB, with protein MSPTAPAATITPTLRRRRGLTEQAAVAAVDQACRRLRLPTIRAVLDEALAVAGKEQLSYQGFLAELLLAECDDRDRRSSIRRVKAAGFPRDKWLGDFDFEANPNVNSATIYTLASGDWIRKGSPLCLIGDSGTGKSHLLIGLGTAAAEKGYRVKYTLATRLVNELVEAADEKVLAKTIARYGRVDLLCIDELGYMELDRRGAELLFQVLTEREEKNSIAIASNESFSGWTKTFTDPRLCAAIVDRLTFNGAIIETGTDSYRLAHTIAQKAANQP; from the coding sequence ATGAGTCCCACCGCGCCGGCAGCCACCATCACCCCGACCCTGCGCCGGCGACGCGGCCTTACCGAACAGGCCGCAGTCGCGGCGGTGGACCAGGCCTGCCGTCGGCTGCGACTTCCCACCATCCGGGCAGTCCTGGATGAGGCCCTAGCAGTTGCAGGGAAGGAACAACTCTCATACCAAGGCTTCCTAGCCGAACTATTGCTGGCGGAGTGTGACGACCGGGACCGGCGCTCCTCCATCCGGCGGGTCAAGGCAGCCGGATTCCCGCGGGACAAATGGCTCGGGGACTTCGATTTCGAAGCCAACCCGAACGTCAACTCCGCCACCATCTATACCCTTGCGAGCGGGGACTGGATCCGTAAGGGCTCACCTCTTTGTCTGATAGGGGACTCTGGAACCGGAAAATCCCACCTGCTCATTGGACTCGGCACCGCGGCCGCTGAGAAGGGCTACCGGGTCAAGTACACTCTGGCCACCCGATTAGTGAACGAACTGGTTGAAGCCGCCGACGAGAAGGTCCTCGCCAAGACCATAGCCCGCTACGGCCGCGTGGATTTGCTCTGTATTGACGAACTCGGCTATATGGAACTGGATCGCCGCGGCGCCGAACTGCTCTTCCAGGTCCTCACCGAACGCGAAGAAAAGAACTCCATCGCCATCGCCTCAAATGAGTCCTTTTCCGGCTGGACCAAGACGTTCACCGACCCGCGGCTTTGTGCCGCGATCGTGGACCGCCTGACTTTCAACGGTGCCATCATCGAGACCGGCACAGACTCCTACCGACTCGCCCATACCATCGCCCAGAAGGCAGCCAACCAGCCCTGA
- the istA gene encoding IS21 family transposase, translated as MESRVELFAQIRRDARVDGLSVRALAARHGVHRRTVRQALESAAPPERKPRRGVSWRLDPFKTAIDAMLVEDTTAPRKQRHTARRILARLAEEHRAEELSYSTVRDYVRVRRAQIDVEAGRRVEAFVPQEHAPGAEAEVDFGEVWVVLNGVKTKCHMFVFRLSRSGKAIHRIYPTQAQEAFLEGHIEAFNEIGGVPVKHIRYDNLTSAVTAVLFGQGRQRVENDRWVLFKSHYGFDSFYCQPGIAGAHEKGGVEGEVGWFRRNRLSPMPAVECLDELNDCIRVWEEADEHRRISDRLRTIGQDFEAERPFLAALPTETFDPGLVLNPRVDRSSMVTVRMVKYSVPARLIGRKVRVSLRASEVVVFDGRAVAARHQRVAAKRGQSVQLDHYLEVLRTKPGALPGSTALALARASGTFTSAHEAFWAASRRVNGDADGTRELIDVLLLHRSMDAGDIQAGITAALQVGAVSADVVAVEARRHAARVPLGGASFDRHRRAQEEVNVQRVVSLTQRRLMDPAAVIAGLPADARPLPSMSTYDELLAKRTEHPVEPGTASKENIS; from the coding sequence ATGGAGTCGAGAGTGGAGTTGTTCGCACAGATTCGAAGGGACGCGCGAGTTGACGGTCTGTCGGTTCGTGCGCTTGCGGCCCGGCACGGGGTCCACCGAAGAACGGTGAGGCAAGCCCTGGAATCGGCTGCGCCTCCGGAGCGCAAACCAAGGCGAGGGGTGTCTTGGCGGCTGGATCCGTTCAAGACGGCAATCGATGCCATGTTGGTCGAGGACACGACGGCCCCGCGGAAGCAGCGCCATACCGCCCGACGTATTCTCGCCCGTCTCGCCGAGGAGCACCGAGCGGAGGAGCTGTCCTATTCGACCGTGCGGGATTATGTGAGGGTGCGTCGTGCCCAGATAGACGTGGAGGCAGGCCGCCGGGTAGAGGCTTTTGTTCCCCAGGAGCATGCTCCAGGCGCGGAAGCGGAGGTGGACTTCGGTGAAGTCTGGGTAGTCCTGAACGGTGTGAAGACGAAGTGCCACATGTTCGTTTTCCGGTTGTCGCGTTCTGGCAAGGCAATCCACCGAATTTACCCGACACAGGCGCAGGAGGCCTTCCTAGAAGGACACATCGAAGCGTTCAACGAAATCGGAGGCGTCCCGGTTAAACACATCCGCTACGACAACCTCACCAGCGCCGTCACTGCTGTGCTCTTCGGCCAAGGCCGGCAAAGGGTTGAGAATGACCGATGGGTGCTATTCAAATCTCATTATGGCTTCGATAGTTTCTACTGCCAGCCGGGCATCGCGGGGGCTCACGAGAAGGGCGGCGTTGAAGGAGAGGTCGGCTGGTTCAGGCGCAATAGACTCTCCCCGATGCCTGCCGTGGAGTGCCTAGATGAGCTGAATGACTGCATCCGGGTCTGGGAGGAGGCGGACGAACATCGACGGATCAGCGACAGGCTCCGCACCATCGGCCAGGACTTCGAAGCCGAACGACCGTTCCTGGCCGCGTTGCCGACGGAGACATTTGATCCAGGCCTCGTGTTGAACCCGCGGGTTGATAGGTCCTCGATGGTCACTGTGCGGATGGTGAAGTATTCGGTCCCTGCGCGGCTCATCGGCCGGAAGGTCCGGGTCTCATTGCGGGCGTCCGAAGTGGTGGTTTTTGATGGCCGGGCCGTAGCAGCCAGGCATCAGCGAGTGGCCGCTAAACGCGGACAATCGGTCCAACTCGATCACTACCTTGAGGTCCTCAGGACAAAGCCTGGCGCGTTGCCCGGATCCACTGCTCTGGCGCTAGCGCGGGCCTCCGGTACGTTCACCTCCGCCCATGAGGCTTTCTGGGCTGCCTCGCGAAGGGTCAATGGCGACGCGGACGGGACCCGGGAACTGATCGATGTGCTGCTCCTGCACCGCTCAATGGACGCTGGAGACATTCAGGCAGGTATTACTGCGGCCCTGCAGGTAGGTGCCGTGAGTGCCGACGTCGTCGCTGTCGAAGCTCGCAGACACGCAGCAAGAGTTCCGTTGGGTGGGGCCAGTTTCGACCGTCATCGTCGTGCTCAAGAGGAAGTGAATGTGCAACGGGTTGTCAGCCTTACTCAGCGCCGGCTCATGGACCCCGCTGCGGTTATTGCAGGTCTCCCGGCGGACGCCCGTCCGTTGCCATCGATGAGCACCTATGACGAGTTGTTGGCCAAACGTACCGAACACCCTGTCGAGCCAGGAACCGCGTCGAAGGAGAATATCTCATGA
- a CDS encoding ATP-binding protein → MTMDPTRSSTGHLEIDLKDLIEDLGTALKKQRSGFAVFIDEMQDLDDELLGALIAVQHHANQEQLPFFVIGAGLPNLPGRLAEIRSYAERAFDYRIIGKLNLEAAREAFAQPAKSVGQSYSNEALDMLVEASGMYPYFVQEFGSAMWESALGSPFSKDDAEAAITLGREKLDAGFFVARWQRATKVERRFLQAMAQDGEGPSSTGDIAAKLGKKPTALGPARATLIEKGLIYSPEYGHVAFTVPGMAGFISRQELQS, encoded by the coding sequence GTGACCATGGACCCGACGAGGTCATCCACTGGCCATCTGGAGATTGACCTGAAGGATCTGATCGAGGACCTGGGGACCGCGCTGAAGAAGCAGCGAAGCGGATTTGCGGTCTTCATTGACGAAATGCAGGACTTGGACGACGAACTGCTTGGCGCCCTCATCGCGGTCCAGCACCATGCCAACCAGGAACAGCTGCCCTTCTTCGTCATCGGCGCGGGCCTTCCGAACCTGCCCGGGCGTCTTGCCGAGATCCGCAGCTACGCCGAGCGGGCGTTCGACTACAGAATCATTGGAAAGCTCAACCTGGAGGCAGCGCGGGAGGCTTTCGCGCAACCGGCTAAATCCGTGGGGCAAAGCTACTCCAATGAAGCCCTCGACATGCTCGTCGAGGCTTCCGGCATGTATCCGTATTTCGTGCAGGAATTCGGCAGCGCTATGTGGGAATCGGCGCTCGGGAGCCCCTTCTCCAAGGATGATGCCGAAGCGGCGATCACCTTGGGGCGAGAAAAGCTGGACGCGGGCTTCTTCGTCGCCAGATGGCAGCGGGCAACCAAGGTCGAACGTCGCTTTCTTCAGGCAATGGCCCAGGATGGAGAAGGGCCCTCAAGTACCGGCGACATTGCTGCCAAGCTGGGAAAAAAGCCGACAGCGCTGGGGCCAGCTCGAGCGACACTGATCGAGAAGGGTCTCATCTACTCCCCGGAGTATGGACACGTGGCATTCACGGTCCCTGGGATGGCAGGCTTCATTTCGCGACAGGAACTGCAGTCCTAA
- a CDS encoding nuclease-related domain-containing protein, with the protein MSPDLEPLSDDSLSAESGVAGSSARREYERRKAKDEEKLREKWGRFGGLAVALSDERPHTKSWDRGAIGEERLGARLNALAADDMAVLHDRRIPGSKANIDHIAITPGGIWVIDAKRYKGRPEMKIEGGILRPRVEKLLVGRRDCTSLVDGVLKQVDLVRDLVGNVPVTGVLCFIEADWPLIGGTFSTRGVHVLWPKRLAKVLVEHTAGDLDVARMRNSVASRFKSA; encoded by the coding sequence ATGTCCCCCGATCTGGAACCGCTTTCTGATGATTCGTTGTCCGCTGAGTCCGGAGTAGCCGGGTCTTCCGCCCGACGCGAATATGAGCGCCGCAAGGCGAAAGACGAGGAAAAGCTCCGTGAGAAGTGGGGTCGATTCGGTGGCCTCGCAGTCGCCCTCTCTGACGAGCGGCCGCATACGAAGTCGTGGGATCGAGGCGCGATCGGTGAGGAACGCCTCGGCGCTCGGCTAAATGCCCTGGCCGCGGATGACATGGCTGTCCTCCACGACCGACGCATCCCGGGCTCGAAGGCCAACATCGACCACATCGCCATCACTCCGGGTGGAATCTGGGTGATCGATGCCAAGCGGTACAAGGGACGGCCGGAGATGAAGATCGAGGGTGGCATCCTCCGGCCCCGCGTCGAGAAGCTTCTCGTTGGCCGGCGTGATTGCACGTCACTGGTAGATGGGGTGCTCAAACAGGTCGACCTCGTGCGCGATCTTGTCGGGAATGTTCCGGTCACTGGGGTGCTGTGCTTCATCGAAGCAGATTGGCCCCTGATTGGGGGCACCTTCTCGACTCGTGGTGTTCACGTGCTCTGGCCGAAACGATTAGCCAAAGTGCTTGTGGAGCACACGGCCGGCGACCTTGACGTGGCGAGGATGCGTAATTCAGTGGCCTCGCGGTTCAAGTCTGCATGA
- a CDS encoding TIR domain-containing protein: MATFDANKFRRDLQAAQRKAEAQVKRQVDEINRKNQRAVDDYNRKVRSHNQQVVNQFNGRIDAHNQEVRRVNIRNSRVIADLQRQLRSGDSGPRYTPAEQVLADRVQHSLVPRDEREWDVFLSYARIDGAQTAEALRDALEAFKVRVWFDEIAIVPGKSQALQMDQGLRKARAGLVLLTPAYLVGRFWTERELGALLHKNTLIPVLHGTTFKEVAEYSGILPDLAGFETARDDIETIAEKIAAAVLPADSEIED; this comes from the coding sequence GTGGCAACGTTCGATGCCAACAAGTTTAGACGTGATTTGCAGGCTGCCCAACGGAAAGCCGAAGCACAGGTGAAGCGACAGGTTGACGAGATCAATAGGAAGAACCAACGGGCCGTAGACGACTACAACCGCAAAGTCCGGTCCCATAACCAGCAGGTCGTGAACCAGTTCAACGGGAGGATTGACGCTCATAACCAAGAGGTGCGCCGTGTGAACATTCGCAACTCTCGTGTCATCGCGGACCTGCAGAGGCAACTGCGGTCCGGCGACAGTGGGCCTCGATACACGCCTGCGGAGCAGGTGCTAGCGGATCGGGTCCAACACTCGCTCGTCCCGCGAGACGAACGAGAGTGGGATGTGTTTCTTAGCTACGCCCGCATTGATGGGGCGCAGACCGCAGAGGCCTTGCGCGACGCTCTTGAGGCGTTCAAAGTGCGCGTCTGGTTCGATGAAATCGCGATCGTTCCTGGCAAGAGCCAGGCATTGCAGATGGATCAGGGACTGCGGAAGGCGCGAGCGGGGCTAGTTCTCCTGACGCCGGCCTACCTGGTAGGTCGTTTTTGGACCGAGCGAGAGCTCGGCGCACTTTTGCACAAGAACACCCTGATCCCTGTGCTGCACGGAACCACCTTCAAAGAAGTGGCGGAGTACAGCGGCATCCTTCCCGACCTTGCCGGGTTCGAGACCGCCCGCGACGACATCGAAACTATCGCGGAGAAAATTGCTGCTGCTGTGCTCCCTGCGGATAGTGAGATCGAGGACTAG
- a CDS encoding class I SAM-dependent methyltransferase translates to MTDSTSLELPPLYESLTWLTPLSEERAAHLVAFLSDPAPAEVLDMGCGWGELLLRVLTSAPQARGRGVDSASASIDRARQQALTRGLLDRATFDSMPGLEAQGRPADAVICIGASQIWGPPVEDAQPLDYAAALRALRALVLPGGRLVYGEAIWSATPHPAATAPLAGRDDEYLTEDALREQIRAAGFEVVDDDQASVQEWDVFEAGYRDRFTRWLEAHDADHPAAEQVRRQYEEQRAAYEEGYRGVLGMAYFCLRGRSPLRLTVM, encoded by the coding sequence GTGACCGACAGTACTTCGCTTGAACTGCCGCCCCTCTACGAGTCCCTGACCTGGCTTACCCCGCTCTCCGAGGAACGCGCCGCACACCTTGTGGCGTTCTTGTCCGACCCGGCGCCGGCTGAGGTTCTGGACATGGGGTGCGGATGGGGTGAACTACTACTTCGGGTTTTGACGTCGGCCCCGCAGGCACGGGGACGCGGAGTGGACAGTGCTTCCGCGTCCATCGACCGAGCGAGGCAACAAGCATTGACTCGTGGGCTGCTCGACAGAGCGACGTTTGATTCGATGCCTGGGCTAGAAGCCCAGGGTCGCCCCGCAGACGCTGTCATCTGTATCGGCGCGAGCCAGATCTGGGGGCCGCCGGTAGAGGACGCGCAGCCGCTCGACTACGCCGCAGCCCTGCGCGCCCTTCGAGCTCTGGTGCTTCCCGGCGGCCGACTCGTCTACGGCGAGGCGATCTGGTCAGCAACACCTCATCCGGCTGCCACCGCCCCTCTGGCTGGACGTGATGACGAGTACCTAACAGAAGATGCGTTACGCGAGCAGATCCGCGCCGCTGGTTTCGAGGTGGTGGACGACGACCAGGCAAGCGTTCAGGAGTGGGACGTCTTCGAGGCCGGGTATCGCGATAGGTTTACCCGTTGGCTAGAAGCACATGATGCCGACCATCCCGCCGCAGAGCAGGTCCGTCGGCAATATGAGGAACAGCGCGCTGCATATGAAGAGGGCTACCGAGGCGTACTCGGGATGGCGTATTTCTGCCTAAGGGGTAGGAGTCCACTGCGACTCACCGTCATGTGA